The following coding sequences are from one Aeromicrobium duanguangcaii window:
- the dnaE gene encoding DNA polymerase III subunit alpha: MASDSSFVHLHVHTEYSMLDGHSLLGGLFERTAEQQMPAIAMTDHGNVHGAFDFWKTAKKHGIKPIIGLEAYLTPGTHRTEKKRVRWGRGNAAEEGGDDVAGGGAYTHMTMWASSTEGMHNLFRLSSLSSLEGYYYKPRADRELLEKYSTGLIATTGCPSGAVQTRLRLGQYEEARREAAELQEILGKENLFLELMDHDISVERRVREDLLRLGRELGIPPVATNDSHYTHPQDAAAHDALICVASGKRISDEKRLRFDGGGYYIKSAAEMRSLWEDKHGMKEACDNTLLIAERCEVEFTESTGGYMARADIPAGETEESWFRQEVWRGIESRYGADFGDDVRARTEMELDIIAQKGYCGYYLVVADFIGWSKDNGIRVGPGRGSGAGSIAAYALRITDLCPLKNGLIFERFLNPERPSMPDFDIDFDERRRGEVIQYVSQKYGTDKVAQIATFGRLKSKAAIKDASRILDYPFAMGDKITKAMPADVMGKGVKLGEIFDESHPRYNDGKDFRDLHSQDPDVRKVYDIALGLEGQIRNWGVHAAGVIMSSDPLLDIVPIMKREADGSVITQFDYPMCESLGLVKMDFLGLRNLTVLNDAIENIKANRDIDLVLEDLEFDDREAYALLCRGDTLGVFQLDSPPIRQLLKQMQPDNFEDISAVIALYRPGPMGADSHTNYAKRKNGRQEIDYIHPELTEALKPILGTTYGLIVYQEQVMEIAQVLAGYSLGQADNLRRAMGKKKREVLQQEFVGFEAGMIERGFSKDAVKTLWEILVPFADYAFNKAHSASYGVISYWTAYLKARYPAEYMAALLTSVKDDKDKSALYLAECRRLGIKVLPPDVNDSVANFASVGPDIRFGLTAVRNVGANVVAGIVEARETKGAFTDFADFLDKVPTQVCNKRVLDSLIKAGAFDSLGHVRRALASIAEEAVDQYIDIKRNAAIGQDSLFGAFEEEFDGLGITVPDIADWEKTQKLAFERDMLGLYVSDHPLGGLEHVLAANSDTSIGTLLDGDRPDGDVLKLCGLVTNVQRRMSKKGDTWATITLEDLEGSVDIAVFPAAYNLAASVLTQDSLVVAKVRVRRNDEGMDLSANEVTRPNIGAGRTDQPLVVSLATSRCTLDTINAFKQVLGAHPGVTEVHLRLSGNGKTTTMRLDQGLRVSTTSSLFADLKELLGPGCLA; the protein is encoded by the coding sequence ATGGCGAGTGATTCGAGCTTCGTGCACCTGCACGTCCACACGGAGTACTCGATGCTCGACGGACACTCGTTGCTCGGCGGTCTCTTCGAGCGCACCGCCGAGCAGCAGATGCCGGCGATCGCGATGACCGACCACGGCAACGTGCACGGTGCGTTCGACTTCTGGAAGACCGCCAAGAAGCACGGGATCAAGCCGATCATCGGCCTCGAGGCCTACCTCACGCCCGGCACGCACCGCACCGAGAAGAAGCGCGTGCGCTGGGGTCGCGGCAACGCCGCGGAGGAGGGCGGCGACGACGTCGCCGGCGGCGGCGCGTACACCCACATGACCATGTGGGCGTCCTCCACCGAGGGGATGCACAACCTCTTCCGGCTGTCGTCGCTGTCGAGCCTCGAGGGCTACTACTACAAGCCGCGCGCCGACCGTGAGCTGCTCGAGAAGTACTCGACCGGGCTCATCGCCACCACCGGCTGCCCGTCCGGCGCCGTCCAGACCCGGCTGCGCCTGGGCCAGTACGAGGAGGCCCGTCGTGAGGCCGCCGAGCTGCAGGAGATCCTCGGTAAGGAGAACCTCTTCCTCGAGCTGATGGACCACGACATCAGCGTCGAGCGCCGGGTCCGCGAGGACCTGCTGCGCCTGGGCCGCGAGCTGGGCATCCCGCCCGTGGCCACCAACGACTCCCACTACACGCACCCGCAGGACGCGGCGGCGCACGACGCGCTGATCTGTGTCGCCTCGGGCAAGCGCATCAGCGACGAGAAGCGGCTGCGCTTCGACGGCGGCGGCTACTACATCAAGTCCGCGGCCGAGATGCGCTCGCTGTGGGAGGACAAGCACGGCATGAAGGAGGCGTGTGACAACACGCTGCTGATCGCCGAGCGCTGCGAGGTCGAGTTCACCGAGTCCACGGGCGGCTACATGGCCCGCGCCGACATCCCCGCCGGCGAGACCGAGGAGTCCTGGTTCCGCCAGGAGGTCTGGCGCGGGATCGAGTCGCGCTACGGCGCCGACTTCGGCGACGACGTGCGCGCCCGCACCGAGATGGAGCTCGACATCATCGCCCAGAAGGGCTACTGCGGGTACTACCTCGTGGTCGCCGACTTCATCGGCTGGTCCAAGGACAACGGCATCCGCGTCGGACCCGGCCGTGGCTCGGGCGCCGGCTCGATCGCCGCGTACGCGCTGCGGATCACCGACCTGTGCCCGCTGAAGAACGGCCTGATCTTCGAGCGCTTCCTCAACCCCGAGCGCCCCTCGATGCCCGACTTCGACATCGACTTCGACGAGCGTCGCCGCGGCGAGGTCATCCAGTACGTCAGCCAGAAGTACGGCACCGACAAGGTCGCCCAGATCGCCACGTTCGGCCGGCTCAAGTCGAAGGCCGCGATCAAGGACGCCAGCCGCATCCTGGACTACCCGTTCGCGATGGGCGACAAGATCACCAAGGCGATGCCCGCCGACGTCATGGGCAAGGGCGTCAAGCTCGGCGAGATCTTCGACGAGTCCCACCCGCGCTACAACGACGGCAAGGACTTCCGCGACCTGCACTCGCAGGACCCCGACGTCCGCAAGGTCTACGACATCGCGCTCGGCCTCGAGGGTCAGATCCGCAACTGGGGCGTGCACGCCGCCGGCGTGATCATGAGCAGCGACCCGCTGCTGGACATCGTGCCGATCATGAAGCGCGAGGCCGACGGCTCGGTCATCACCCAGTTCGACTACCCCATGTGCGAGTCGCTGGGCCTGGTCAAGATGGACTTCCTGGGCCTGCGCAACCTCACGGTCCTCAACGACGCCATCGAGAACATCAAGGCCAACCGCGACATCGACCTGGTGCTGGAGGACCTGGAGTTCGACGACCGCGAGGCCTACGCCCTGCTGTGCCGCGGCGACACGCTGGGCGTCTTCCAGCTGGACTCGCCCCCGATCCGTCAGCTGCTCAAGCAGATGCAGCCCGACAACTTCGAGGACATCAGCGCCGTCATCGCGCTCTACCGTCCCGGACCGATGGGCGCGGACAGCCACACGAACTACGCCAAGCGCAAGAACGGTCGCCAGGAGATCGACTACATCCATCCTGAGCTGACCGAGGCGCTCAAGCCGATCCTGGGCACGACCTACGGGTTGATCGTGTACCAGGAGCAGGTCATGGAGATCGCCCAGGTGCTGGCCGGCTACTCGCTCGGACAGGCCGACAACCTCCGTCGCGCCATGGGCAAGAAGAAGCGCGAGGTCCTCCAGCAGGAGTTCGTCGGCTTCGAGGCCGGCATGATCGAGCGCGGCTTCTCCAAGGACGCCGTCAAGACGCTGTGGGAGATCCTGGTCCCGTTCGCCGACTACGCCTTCAACAAGGCGCACTCGGCGTCGTACGGCGTCATCAGCTACTGGACCGCCTACCTCAAGGCCCGCTACCCGGCCGAGTACATGGCGGCGCTGCTCACCAGCGTCAAGGACGACAAGGACAAGTCCGCGCTGTACCTGGCCGAGTGCCGCCGGCTCGGAATCAAGGTGCTGCCGCCGGACGTCAACGACTCGGTCGCGAACTTCGCCTCGGTCGGCCCCGACATCCGCTTCGGACTGACCGCCGTGCGCAACGTCGGCGCCAACGTGGTGGCCGGCATCGTCGAGGCCCGCGAGACCAAGGGCGCCTTCACCGACTTCGCCGACTTCCTCGACAAGGTCCCGACCCAGGTGTGCAACAAGCGCGTCCTGGACTCGCTGATCAAGGCCGGCGCGTTCGACTCGCTCGGCCACGTCCGGCGGGCACTGGCCTCGATCGCCGAGGAGGCGGTCGACCAGTACATCGACATCAAGCGCAACGCCGCGATCGGGCAGGACTCGCTCTTCGGCGCGTTCGAGGAGGAGTTCGACGGCCTGGGCATCACGGTCCCGGACATCGCCGACTGGGAGAAGACCCAGAAGCTCGCCTTCGAGCGCGACATGCTGGGCCTGTACGTGTCGGACCACCCGCTGGGCGGCCTCGAGCACGTCCTGGCGGCCAACTCCGACACGTCCATCGGCACGCTGCTCGACGGTGATCGTCCGGACGGCGACGTGTTGAAGCTGTGCGGCCTCGTCACCAACGTCCAGCGCCGGATGAGCAAGAAGGGCGACACCTGGGCCACGATCACCCTCGAGGACCTCGAGGGCTCGGTCGACATCGCCGTCTTCCCGGCCGCCTACAACCTGGCGGCATCGGTCCTGACGCAGGACTCGCTCGTGGTCGCGAAGGTGCGCGTTCGGCGCAACGATGAGGGCATGGACCTGTCGGCCAACGAGGTCACCCGGCCGAACATCGGCGCAGGACGCACCGACCAGCCGCTGGTCGTCAGCCTGGCCACCTCGCGCTGCACGCTCGACACGATCAACGCCTTCAAGCAGGTCCTGGGCGCCCACCCCGGCGTGACCGAGGTCCATCTGCGACTCTCGGGCAACGGCAAGACGACCACGATGCGGCTCGACCAGGGCCTGCGGGTCTCGACGACGTCCTCGTTGTTCGCCGACCTGAAGGAACTGCTCGGTCCGGGATGTCTCGCGTGA
- the ybaK gene encoding Cys-tRNA(Pro) deacylase gives MAKKNSGDATPALVALHRAGVPVTAHAYEHDPRTRSYGLEAADALNLEPARVFKTLMIDIDGTLAVAVVPVSGSLDLKRAAAALNGKRAQLADAAAAQRATGYVLGGISPFGQKKQHRTIVDTSALSHPTVFVSGGRRGLDLEVAPADLIAQTQAVTARIAR, from the coding sequence GTGGCGAAGAAGAACTCCGGTGACGCGACCCCCGCCCTCGTGGCACTGCACCGCGCCGGCGTGCCCGTGACCGCTCATGCCTACGAGCACGACCCGCGCACTCGCTCGTACGGACTCGAGGCCGCCGACGCGCTGAACCTGGAGCCGGCTCGCGTCTTCAAGACGCTCATGATCGACATCGACGGCACGCTGGCCGTGGCGGTCGTCCCGGTCTCGGGGAGCCTGGACCTCAAGCGCGCCGCCGCGGCGCTGAACGGCAAGCGCGCCCAGCTGGCCGATGCGGCCGCCGCGCAGCGAGCCACCGGCTACGTGCTGGGCGGGATCAGCCCGTTCGGCCAGAAGAAGCAGCACCGCACCATCGTCGACACCAGCGCCCTGTCCCATCCGACGGTGTTCGTCTCGGGTGGGCGGCGCGGTCTGGACCTCGAGGTGGCTCCCGCCGACCTGATCGCCCAGACTCAGGCGGTCACGGCGCGGATCGCTCGCTGA
- a CDS encoding benzoate/H(+) symporter BenE family transporter produces the protein MSPSPAAHDRLQPVTAGVVTALVGFTSSFAVVLAGLRAVGATESQAASGLFALTVGFGLLIIALALTHRVPVTLAWSTPGAALLVSTGGVDGGWSAAVGAFVLTGVLIALIGAIPFLGALVARIPAEIAQAMLAGILLPLCLAPFLSLADSPGHVAPVIVTWLVVSRVRPRWAVPAALLVAVAAIAVSVQRSGRAFDTSALAPTLEWTTPTWTWSAIVGIAIPLTIVTMASQNLPGAAVLRSFGFAVPWRSCVVATGLGTAIVAPFGGHAMNLAALSAALAAGDEAGPRERRWLAAVSAGVGYLVIAGAAGIVVALAAAAPAGIIEAVAGLALVGALVASLQGALAAPRHRTSAGVTVLFAASGVTLLSVGSAFWALLLGLIVRAVLERRDPDHR, from the coding sequence GTGTCCCCCTCCCCCGCGGCCCACGACCGGCTGCAGCCGGTCACCGCCGGAGTCGTGACGGCCCTCGTGGGCTTCACGTCGTCGTTCGCGGTCGTGCTGGCGGGGTTACGCGCTGTCGGCGCGACGGAGTCGCAGGCCGCCAGCGGGCTGTTCGCGCTGACGGTCGGGTTCGGCCTGCTGATCATCGCGCTGGCCCTGACCCACCGCGTCCCCGTCACCCTGGCGTGGTCCACGCCCGGAGCGGCCCTGCTGGTCTCCACCGGAGGCGTGGACGGCGGATGGTCGGCCGCGGTCGGCGCCTTCGTCCTCACCGGTGTGCTCATCGCGCTGATCGGCGCGATCCCGTTCCTGGGCGCCCTCGTGGCGCGGATCCCCGCGGAGATCGCGCAGGCGATGCTGGCCGGCATCCTGCTGCCGCTGTGCCTGGCTCCCTTCCTCTCACTGGCCGACTCCCCCGGCCACGTCGCACCGGTCATCGTCACGTGGCTGGTCGTGAGCCGGGTCCGGCCCCGCTGGGCGGTGCCCGCAGCCTTGCTGGTCGCCGTGGCGGCGATCGCGGTCTCGGTGCAGCGGTCCGGCCGGGCGTTCGACACGAGCGCCCTGGCGCCGACCCTGGAGTGGACCACGCCGACGTGGACCTGGTCGGCGATCGTCGGGATCGCGATCCCACTCACGATCGTCACGATGGCGTCGCAGAACCTGCCGGGGGCGGCGGTCCTGCGCAGCTTCGGGTTCGCGGTGCCGTGGCGCTCCTGCGTTGTCGCGACGGGGCTCGGCACCGCGATCGTGGCGCCGTTCGGAGGTCATGCCATGAACCTCGCGGCGTTGTCCGCGGCCCTGGCCGCCGGCGACGAGGCAGGGCCTCGCGAGCGACGGTGGCTCGCGGCGGTCTCGGCCGGTGTCGGCTACCTGGTCATCGCGGGCGCGGCGGGGATCGTGGTCGCCCTGGCCGCGGCGGCGCCGGCCGGGATCATCGAGGCGGTCGCCGGTCTGGCCCTCGTCGGCGCGCTCGTGGCGTCGCTGCAGGGGGCGCTGGCCGCACCCCGCCACCGCACCAGCGCGGGCGTCACGGTCCTGTTCGCGGCCTCGGGGGTGACCCTGCTGTCCGTGGGATCGGCGTTCTGGGCTCTGCTGCTGGGACTGATCGTTCGCGCCGTGTTGGAGCGCAGAGACCCCGATCACAGGTAG
- the hisD gene encoding histidinol dehydrogenase, whose amino-acid sequence MLRRLDLRDQTDGYRDAVPRAEVDVEHALAAVVPICDDVRDRGAEAVLDAGERFDGVRPERLRVPAEALKQALADVDPAVLAAIDESITRLRLTCEAELERSVSVDVAPGATVERRIVPMQRVGLYVPGGLAPLVSTVIMNAVPAQVAGVPGIALASPPQAEFGGLPHPTILAACARLGIDEVYAAGGAQALAMLAYGTQENEAVNLVTGPGNIFVAAAKRHLQGVVAIDAEAGPTEIAIVADSTADPEFVAADLISQAEHDPLAAAVLITDSLELADAVDAELERQVPTARHEERIRTALAGQQSATVLVRDVDQGVDVANAYAAEHLEIQTADAAGVAGRIVNAGAVFVGSFAPVSLGDYTAGSNHVLPTAGCACHSSGLSVRAFLKNMHVVTYSEAALRDVGDRVVTLAEAEDLPSHGAAVTVRLDRA is encoded by the coding sequence GTGCTCAGACGACTCGACCTGCGTGACCAGACCGACGGATACCGCGATGCGGTTCCCCGCGCGGAGGTCGACGTCGAGCATGCGCTCGCGGCCGTCGTGCCGATCTGCGACGACGTCCGCGACCGCGGCGCCGAGGCCGTCCTCGACGCGGGTGAGCGGTTCGACGGGGTGCGCCCCGAGCGGCTCCGCGTGCCCGCCGAGGCGCTGAAGCAGGCGCTCGCCGACGTCGACCCGGCCGTGCTGGCCGCGATCGACGAGTCGATCACGCGGCTGCGGCTCACGTGCGAGGCCGAGCTCGAGCGCTCGGTGTCCGTGGATGTCGCCCCGGGCGCCACGGTCGAGCGCCGGATCGTCCCGATGCAGCGCGTCGGCCTCTACGTCCCCGGCGGCCTCGCGCCGCTGGTCAGCACCGTCATCATGAACGCCGTCCCCGCGCAGGTCGCCGGGGTGCCGGGCATCGCGCTCGCCAGCCCGCCGCAGGCCGAGTTCGGTGGCCTCCCGCACCCGACGATCCTGGCAGCGTGCGCGCGCCTGGGCATCGACGAGGTCTACGCCGCCGGTGGCGCCCAGGCCTTGGCGATGCTCGCCTACGGCACGCAGGAGAACGAGGCGGTCAACCTCGTGACCGGGCCGGGCAACATCTTCGTGGCCGCTGCGAAGCGCCACCTGCAGGGCGTCGTGGCGATCGACGCCGAGGCCGGCCCCACCGAGATCGCGATCGTCGCGGACTCCACGGCCGATCCCGAGTTCGTCGCCGCCGACCTCATCAGCCAGGCCGAGCACGATCCGCTCGCCGCCGCCGTGCTGATCACGGACTCGCTCGAGCTGGCCGACGCCGTCGACGCCGAGCTCGAGCGACAGGTGCCCACCGCGCGTCACGAGGAGCGCATCCGCACCGCCCTGGCCGGTCAGCAGTCCGCCACCGTGCTGGTGCGTGACGTCGACCAGGGGGTCGACGTCGCCAATGCCTACGCCGCCGAGCACCTCGAGATCCAGACCGCGGACGCGGCGGGCGTCGCCGGCCGGATCGTCAACGCCGGCGCCGTCTTCGTCGGCTCCTTCGCGCCGGTCTCGCTGGGCGACTACACCGCCGGCTCGAACCACGTGCTGCCCACCGCCGGGTGCGCCTGCCACTCCTCGGGCCTGTCCGTGCGCGCGTTCCTGAAGAACATGCACGTCGTGACGTACTCCGAGGCCGCGCTGCGCGACGTCGGCGACCGGGTCGTCACGCTGGCCGAGGCCGAGGACCTGCCGTCGCACGGCGCGGCCGTCACGGTCCGGCTGGACCGCGCGTGA
- a CDS encoding histidinol-phosphate transaminase: MSIPSWVPIREELRGEEPYGAPQIDVPVRLNTNENPYGPSPEAAADIAEAVRQAALELNRYPDREATALREALAGYLGHGLTAAHVWAANGSNEVMQQILQAFGGPGRTVLSFAPTYSMYPEYARNTHTRWVAGRRREDFAIDVPAAVALIEAEQPDVVFLTSPNNPTGTALGADELNAVLKVAPGVVVVDEAYAEFRRAGTPTALELLDEQPRLIVTRTMSKAFALAGGRLGYLAADPAIVDALRIVRLPYHLSAVTQATALGALRHTDELLARVDELRSTRDETSAWLADRGYDVAASDANFVLFGHFTDRHAVWEGLVDRGVLIREVGPDGWLRVSIGTPDEMRAFRTALMEVDPR; encoded by the coding sequence ATGAGCATTCCGTCGTGGGTGCCGATTCGTGAGGAGCTGCGCGGCGAGGAGCCGTACGGCGCCCCGCAGATCGACGTGCCGGTGCGACTCAACACGAACGAGAACCCGTACGGCCCCAGCCCCGAGGCCGCGGCCGACATCGCCGAGGCGGTGCGGCAGGCCGCGCTCGAGCTGAACCGGTACCCCGACCGCGAGGCCACGGCCCTGCGCGAGGCGCTGGCGGGCTACCTGGGCCACGGGCTCACGGCGGCGCACGTCTGGGCCGCCAACGGCTCGAACGAGGTCATGCAGCAGATCCTGCAGGCGTTCGGCGGGCCCGGTCGCACGGTGCTGTCGTTCGCGCCGACCTACTCGATGTACCCCGAGTACGCGCGCAACACCCACACCCGCTGGGTGGCGGGACGCCGCCGTGAGGACTTCGCGATCGACGTCCCGGCGGCCGTCGCGCTGATCGAGGCCGAGCAGCCCGACGTCGTCTTCCTGACGTCGCCCAACAACCCGACGGGCACGGCGCTCGGCGCGGACGAGCTGAACGCCGTCTTGAAGGTCGCGCCCGGCGTGGTCGTGGTGGACGAGGCGTACGCGGAGTTCCGCCGCGCCGGCACTCCGACGGCCCTGGAGCTGCTGGACGAGCAGCCGCGCCTGATCGTCACGCGCACGATGAGCAAGGCCTTCGCGCTGGCCGGTGGGCGGCTGGGCTACCTGGCCGCCGATCCGGCGATCGTCGACGCGCTGCGCATCGTGCGACTGCCGTACCACCTGTCGGCCGTCACGCAGGCGACGGCGCTCGGCGCCCTGCGGCACACCGACGAGCTGCTCGCGCGGGTCGACGAGCTGCGCAGCACGCGCGACGAGACCTCGGCCTGGCTGGCCGACCGCGGGTACGACGTCGCCGCGTCCGACGCGAACTTCGTGCTGTTCGGGCATTTCACCGATCGTCACGCGGTGTGGGAGGGTTTGGTCGATCGAGGGGTCCTGATCCGTGAGGTCGGGCCCGACGGTTGGCTCCGGGTGTCGATCGGCACCCCGGACGAGATGCGGGCGTTTCGCACCGCGCTGATGGAGGTGGATCCACGATGA
- the hisB gene encoding imidazoleglycerol-phosphate dehydratase HisB, producing MSRTARIERKTSESHVVVEVDLDGTGRHEISTGVGFYDHMLTAFSRHSLIDLTVRSEGDLHIDAHHTVEDTAICIGEAIGEALGDKAGIRRYGNATVPLDEAIAQCVVDVSGRPYFVHTGEPERQITAIIGGSYIGSLTSHVFESIAHHAGITMHMTLLAGRDPHHIAECQFKALARAMRAAVEPDPRETGIPSTKGAL from the coding sequence ATGAGCAGGACGGCACGGATCGAGCGGAAGACCTCGGAGTCGCACGTCGTCGTCGAGGTGGACCTGGACGGCACGGGCCGGCACGAGATCAGCACCGGCGTCGGCTTCTACGACCACATGCTCACCGCGTTCAGCCGCCACTCGCTGATCGACCTCACGGTCCGGTCCGAGGGCGACCTGCACATCGACGCGCACCACACCGTCGAGGACACCGCGATCTGCATCGGCGAGGCCATCGGCGAGGCGCTCGGCGACAAGGCCGGCATCCGCCGCTACGGCAACGCGACGGTCCCGCTCGACGAGGCCATCGCCCAGTGCGTCGTGGACGTCTCCGGGCGTCCGTACTTCGTGCACACCGGCGAGCCCGAGCGTCAGATCACCGCGATCATCGGCGGCTCCTACATCGGCTCGCTGACGTCGCACGTCTTCGAGTCGATCGCGCACCACGCGGGCATCACGATGCACATGACCCTGCTGGCGGGCCGCGATCCGCACCACATCGCCGAGTGCCAGTTCAAGGCGCTGGCGCGGGCGATGCGCGCCGCCGTCGAGCCGGATCCCCGCGAGACGGGAATCCCCTCGACCAAGGGCGCGTTGTGA
- the hisH gene encoding imidazole glycerol phosphate synthase subunit HisH: MTTVAVLDYGSGNLRSAVRAVERAGESRGVEVQLTSDAKVAEHADGLLVPGVGAFEACMRGLREVDGERIIERRLIAGRPVLGICVGMQILFAEGIEHGVRSTGCGEWPGTVEKLQAPIVPHMGWDTVEPPADSAMFAGIEDERFYFVHSYGVREWQLDAEGTAFKAPGVTWTQYGGDRFVAAVEHGPLWATQFHPEKSGDAGRRLLENWIATL; encoded by the coding sequence ATGACCACCGTCGCGGTCCTGGACTACGGATCGGGCAACCTGCGCTCCGCCGTGCGCGCCGTCGAGCGCGCCGGCGAGTCGCGGGGCGTCGAGGTCCAGCTGACCTCCGACGCCAAGGTCGCCGAGCACGCCGACGGCCTGCTCGTGCCCGGCGTCGGCGCCTTCGAGGCGTGCATGCGCGGCCTGCGCGAGGTCGACGGCGAGCGCATCATCGAGCGTCGCCTGATCGCGGGTCGTCCGGTCCTGGGCATCTGCGTCGGCATGCAGATCCTCTTCGCCGAGGGCATCGAGCACGGGGTCCGCAGCACCGGCTGCGGCGAGTGGCCCGGCACGGTCGAGAAGCTCCAGGCGCCGATCGTGCCGCACATGGGCTGGGACACCGTCGAGCCGCCCGCCGACTCGGCGATGTTCGCCGGCATCGAGGACGAGCGCTTCTACTTCGTGCACTCCTACGGGGTGCGCGAGTGGCAGCTCGACGCCGAGGGCACGGCCTTCAAGGCGCCGGGCGTCACGTGGACGCAGTACGGCGGCGACCGGTTCGTCGCGGCCGTCGAGCACGGTCCGCTGTGGGCGACGCAGTTCCACCCCGAGAAGTCCGGCGACGCCGGTCGCCGGCTGCTCGAGAACTGGATCGCGACCCTCTGA
- a CDS encoding YitT family protein — protein MNDSAPHHPSHDTADTPDVPDTEPSAVTLPHTAAEDVLGVLTGTWLASLGLHLLHEAHAVTGGTAGLSLLVTYAAPYSLSLVLVLVNLPFFALALWKKGWQFTLRSAIAVGLLSAFTALHGEMIPSPGLEPVYGVLTGNILAGVGILILFRHGSSLGGFSVLALIAQERAGLRAGYVQMALDVLVVVAALLVVPWDNVLLSAAGAVVLNLILAFNHRPERYRA, from the coding sequence ATGAACGACAGCGCACCGCACCACCCGTCCCACGACACCGCCGACACTCCCGACGTCCCCGACACCGAGCCGAGCGCCGTCACCCTGCCCCACACCGCGGCCGAGGACGTGCTGGGCGTCCTCACCGGGACGTGGCTGGCCTCGCTCGGCCTGCACCTGCTGCACGAGGCGCACGCCGTGACGGGCGGCACCGCCGGCCTGTCCCTGCTGGTGACCTACGCCGCGCCGTACTCGCTGTCGCTCGTGCTGGTCCTGGTGAACCTGCCCTTCTTCGCCCTCGCGCTGTGGAAGAAGGGCTGGCAGTTCACGCTGCGGTCCGCGATCGCGGTCGGCCTGCTGTCGGCCTTCACGGCGCTGCACGGCGAGATGATCCCCTCGCCGGGACTGGAGCCGGTCTACGGCGTCCTGACCGGCAACATCCTGGCCGGTGTGGGCATCCTCATCCTGTTCCGCCACGGGTCCAGCCTCGGCGGCTTCAGCGTCCTGGCGCTGATCGCCCAGGAGCGGGCCGGGCTGCGCGCCGGGTACGTCCAGATGGCGCTCGACGTGCTCGTGGTCGTCGCCGCCCTGCTGGTCGTGCCGTGGGACAACGTCCTGCTGTCCGCGGCGGGCGCGGTCGTGCTGAACCTCATCCTGGCCTTCAACCACCGCCCGGAGCGCTACCGCGCCTGA
- the priA gene encoding bifunctional 1-(5-phosphoribosyl)-5-((5-phosphoribosylamino)methylideneamino)imidazole-4-carboxamide isomerase/phosphoribosylanthranilate isomerase PriA yields the protein MTLELLPAVDVAEGKAVRLVQGELGSETSYGSPLDAALQWQADGAEWVHLVDLDAAFGKGSNRELLADVIGRLDIDVELSGGIRDDASLDAAMATGCRRVNLGTAAIEDPDWCRSAIARYGDRIAVGLDVRGRTLAARGWVKEGGDLFETLARLDADGCARYVVTDVTKDGTLSGPNLELLRQVCEQTDKPVVASGGVSSLDDLRAIASLADIGVEGAIVGKALYAGAFTLPDALSAVAE from the coding sequence GTGACTCTCGAACTGCTTCCCGCCGTCGACGTCGCCGAGGGCAAGGCCGTGCGCCTGGTCCAGGGCGAGCTCGGCAGCGAGACCTCCTACGGATCCCCGCTCGACGCCGCGCTGCAGTGGCAGGCCGACGGAGCCGAGTGGGTCCATCTGGTCGACCTCGACGCGGCCTTCGGGAAGGGCAGCAACCGCGAGCTGTTGGCGGACGTGATCGGACGCCTCGACATCGACGTCGAGCTCTCCGGCGGCATCCGCGACGACGCGTCGCTCGACGCGGCGATGGCCACGGGCTGCCGGCGGGTCAACCTGGGCACCGCCGCGATCGAGGACCCGGACTGGTGCCGGTCGGCGATCGCGCGTTACGGCGACCGGATCGCCGTGGGCCTCGACGTCCGCGGGCGCACCCTGGCCGCGCGCGGCTGGGTGAAGGAGGGCGGCGACCTCTTCGAGACCCTGGCCCGCCTCGACGCCGACGGCTGTGCCCGCTACGTCGTCACCGACGTCACCAAGGACGGCACGCTGTCCGGCCCCAACCTGGAGCTGCTGCGCCAGGTCTGCGAGCAGACCGACAAGCCGGTCGTCGCCTCGGGCGGCGTCTCGAGCCTGGACGACCTGCGCGCGATCGCCTCGCTCGCCGACATCGGCGTCGAGGGCGCGATCGTCGGCAAGGCCCTGTACGCCGGGGCCTTCACCCTGCCCGACGCCCTGAGCGCGGTCGCGGAGTAG